One window of Methanogenium organophilum genomic DNA carries:
- a CDS encoding 2-phospho-L-lactate transferase CofD family protein, with protein sequence MITFISAGRKSARLIAGFRSFMDDPSITVITPSAYTRESPCGCAAPDIDTLTFLFAGILNTKTWQGIQGDTCTTHRALQRLGTDEPQRVGDQERALHISRAERLKDERLTNVTNTINRTYGIMAQILPATDDIGEWSVTTPSGQTSLAQYRTSYSDDTHACAVHAPPGNVPHASAESIEAIKNSDVVIVGPGRPVTGIMPALMCSGIPEVLRDVPVISFVPFTSERSMAQDTRVYTQDTVGECPAYTSFTDLYLIDIHDPLHVDGALPVDTRMGSRSRRDSLAWDIMALTEGLKKEYAR encoded by the coding sequence ATGATCACCTTCATCTCAGCCGGCAGGAAATCAGCGCGTCTCATTGCGGGATTTCGTTCTTTCATGGATGACCCGTCAATTACCGTCATCACTCCTTCAGCATATACCAGGGAGTCGCCATGCGGTTGCGCTGCTCCGGATATCGACACACTGACATTTCTCTTCGCAGGTATCCTCAACACGAAAACATGGCAGGGTATTCAGGGAGATACCTGCACGACGCACCGCGCCCTCCAACGCCTCGGAACAGATGAACCACAACGAGTGGGGGACCAGGAACGTGCCCTGCACATCTCACGGGCAGAAAGATTGAAAGATGAACGCCTCACGAATGTGACAAACACCATCAACCGCACCTATGGCATTATGGCACAAATCCTACCCGCCACCGATGATATCGGGGAATGGTCAGTCACCACCCCGTCCGGACAGACTTCACTCGCCCAATACAGGACGTCATATAGTGATGACACCCATGCGTGCGCTGTTCATGCCCCGCCAGGCAATGTCCCTCATGCAAGCGCAGAATCAATTGAAGCAATCAAAAACAGTGACGTTGTGATAGTTGGTCCCGGCAGGCCTGTCACCGGCATCATGCCCGCGCTGATGTGTTCAGGAATACCAGAAGTTCTCAGGGACGTCCCCGTCATCTCATTCGTCCCGTTTACCAGCGAACGGAGCATGGCCCAGGACACACGGGTATATACTCAGGATACTGTGGGCGAATGCCCTGCCTATACTTCATTCACGGATCTCTACCTGATCGATATACATGACCCACTCCACGTTGACGGTGCCCTCCCCGTAGATACACGGATGGGTTCACGCAGCCGGAGGGATTCCCTCGCGTGGGACATAATGGCACTCACCGAAGGCCTGAAAAAAGAGTATGCCCGCTAA
- the cofD gene encoding 2-phospho-L-lactate transferase, giving the protein MITFLSGGTGTPKLMRGYRTLMEDHEMTIIVNTAEDMWFSGSHLSPDLDTVMYLFADLLDTKRWWGIEDDTTATSAFLEKIGYPEPVTLGDRDRAVNIARAEMLRAGMTLTEATKHLSTRLQCDATILPMCDTEVTTCIQSDGTEMHFQEYWVGHRGAVPIDAVIRRCSAQPSATEQVLQAIRDADAVIIGPSNPVTSISPILECEGVKDALKDQFVIVISPFIGDAPVSGPAAELMMAWDMAPNGQATYDLYRDFTDIFIQDIRDPVPIDGAIRLDTLMTDIEAAETLAENIQQIIDTEKDRRNS; this is encoded by the coding sequence ATGATAACATTCCTCTCCGGCGGGACCGGTACCCCGAAACTCATGCGGGGATACCGGACACTCATGGAAGACCATGAGATGACAATAATAGTAAACACAGCAGAGGACATGTGGTTCTCCGGTAGTCACCTCTCACCAGACCTTGATACGGTAATGTACCTCTTTGCAGACCTTCTTGATACAAAGAGGTGGTGGGGAATTGAAGATGATACCACAGCCACCAGTGCATTCCTGGAAAAAATCGGATATCCCGAACCGGTAACCCTCGGTGACCGGGACCGTGCAGTCAATATCGCACGCGCAGAGATGCTCCGCGCAGGGATGACTCTGACTGAGGCAACGAAACATCTCTCAACCCGCCTCCAGTGCGACGCAACCATTCTACCAATGTGCGACACAGAAGTGACTACCTGTATTCAGAGTGACGGGACTGAGATGCACTTTCAGGAATACTGGGTCGGACACCGGGGAGCAGTACCTATCGATGCGGTTATCCGAAGATGCAGTGCACAGCCGAGTGCAACCGAACAGGTACTGCAGGCAATCCGTGATGCTGATGCCGTGATCATCGGCCCGTCAAATCCGGTCACAAGCATATCCCCCATCCTTGAATGCGAAGGGGTAAAAGACGCACTCAAAGACCAGTTTGTAATAGTCATAAGTCCGTTTATCGGGGATGCCCCCGTAAGCGGCCCTGCCGCAGAACTGATGATGGCATGGGATATGGCACCAAACGGGCAAGCCACCTACGATCTCTACCGGGATTTCACAGACATTTTTATTCAGGACATCCGTGATCCTGTCCCCATAGACGGGGCCATCCGTCTGGACACACTCATGACAGACATTGAGGCAGCTGAAACACTTGCAGAAAACATTCAGCAGATTATTGACACAGAAAAAGACCGTAGGAATTCATGA
- a CDS encoding HD domain-containing protein yields the protein MKTIKDPVHGHVRVSDDLLPLLDAPHVQRLRYVRQLGFSHLVYPGANHSRFEHSVGTMYLAGTMARELGFDDAECRLAEAAGLLHDIGHGPFSHATEPLLNEFCGRGHDDIAHLLIEDLGPSLSKAGVDPDEIAAMVDGSHRYAGIIHGDLDVDRMDYLMRDAHYTGVPYGTVDPDRLIHSSAINEEYGLYLRENGIHSAESLLLARTLMRPSVYYHHVSRIAESMIVMASFAHATAMGEEAYHELVRMDDFAFIAALLSSPSKEAVSLTRGILGRRLYKRAVYVGQDQVNAEGYREGVSVIRSREIAGAIAAEAGIDEITVLVDIPAFPSEMRMGVRVENHYDLKSLEELSPLLTALNKARKGQWRLGIYTVPGQQEVVADAAGRVLSIKKPTKQDKLIL from the coding sequence ATGAAGACAATAAAAGACCCTGTACACGGGCATGTCCGTGTATCTGACGACCTCCTCCCCCTTCTTGATGCCCCCCACGTCCAACGCCTCCGGTATGTCCGGCAGCTTGGTTTTTCTCATCTGGTGTATCCCGGTGCGAATCACTCACGATTTGAGCATTCTGTGGGGACGATGTATCTTGCAGGTACTATGGCCCGCGAACTTGGTTTTGATGATGCGGAATGCCGTCTTGCAGAGGCAGCCGGCCTCTTGCATGATATCGGCCACGGGCCGTTTTCGCACGCAACAGAGCCTCTCCTGAATGAATTTTGTGGGAGAGGGCATGATGACATTGCACACCTTTTAATTGAGGATCTGGGTCCTTCTCTCTCGAAGGCGGGTGTTGACCCGGACGAGATTGCTGCGATGGTAGATGGGAGTCACCGGTATGCAGGGATCATTCACGGTGATCTTGATGTTGATCGGATGGATTACCTGATGCGCGATGCGCATTATACCGGTGTGCCATACGGCACGGTGGACCCTGACCGGCTGATTCACAGTAGTGCAATAAATGAAGAATATGGTCTCTATCTCCGTGAGAACGGGATTCATTCTGCAGAATCTCTGCTCCTGGCACGGACACTCATGCGCCCCTCGGTATATTATCATCATGTGTCGCGGATTGCAGAATCAATGATAGTGATGGCGAGTTTTGCACATGCCACTGCAATGGGGGAAGAGGCGTACCACGAGCTGGTGCGGATGGACGATTTTGCTTTTATCGCCGCCCTTCTCTCTTCGCCTTCAAAGGAGGCTGTCAGTCTGACCCGGGGAATCCTTGGCCGCCGCCTGTATAAACGTGCCGTATATGTGGGCCAGGATCAGGTCAATGCTGAAGGGTATCGGGAAGGTGTCTCTGTAATCCGGTCACGGGAAATTGCGGGCGCTATTGCTGCAGAGGCTGGAATCGATGAGATAACGGTTCTTGTGGATATCCCGGCGTTCCCCTCTGAGATGCGGATGGGAGTCAGGGTCGAAAACCATTATGACCTGAAATCACTGGAAGAGCTGTCTCCCCTCCTGACCGCCCTTAACAAGGCCCGGAAGGGGCAGTGGCGACTGGGAATTTATACCGTGCCCGGTCAGCAGGAGGTAGTTGCGGATGCGGCAGGCAGGGTATTATCGATCAAAAAGCCAACTAAGCAGGACAAACTAATCCTATAG
- a CDS encoding DUF7544 domain-containing protein — protein sequence MTQDHYAFREIDRAIAKTRSILIPFDAGIWLRLALIALFAGGAAGGVQFSTGTLSPEDLGDGTYLSSLIPQNTDALISALLIIGGILLGVGLIYLFLNGIFQFIFIKALGADNIRIRTYFRESTGPGIRYFAFLFISSTFFFGLSLGLAYLLLAPLAGTTALGAVFARRVLTFAMLMLILLIPYLIILMLTTDFVVPIMNVDQCGILSGWKQCLYLFSREKTEAVLYTVMKLVLSVCVSIILSLVLVIVGIGAGIPLMGILMAAGGPQNISLTSLALLFAIYFAVVTFCGLMASVPFVTFLRTYSLYVIGDFDHRYSLLQDTSSPDKGEVMKEA from the coding sequence ATGACACAGGACCATTACGCATTTCGTGAGATTGACCGTGCAATAGCAAAGACAAGATCCATCCTTATTCCCTTTGACGCAGGGATCTGGCTCCGTCTTGCGCTCATTGCCCTCTTTGCCGGAGGAGCAGCAGGTGGTGTGCAGTTTTCTACCGGAACGCTTTCTCCTGAAGATTTGGGTGACGGAACGTATCTCAGCTCCCTAATTCCTCAGAACACAGATGCCCTCATTTCAGCTCTGCTGATCATCGGGGGCATTCTGCTCGGCGTCGGCCTCATATACCTCTTCCTGAATGGAATATTCCAGTTCATCTTTATAAAGGCACTGGGAGCGGACAATATCCGGATACGAACATACTTCCGCGAGAGTACCGGGCCTGGGATCCGGTATTTCGCCTTCCTCTTTATATCATCAACCTTCTTTTTTGGACTCAGTCTGGGTCTTGCATATCTTCTGTTGGCTCCCCTTGCAGGCACTACAGCCCTGGGAGCAGTATTTGCGCGAAGAGTTCTGACCTTTGCCATGCTGATGCTCATTCTCCTGATCCCATACCTTATCATCCTCATGCTGACAACAGATTTCGTTGTCCCCATTATGAACGTCGACCAATGCGGTATACTCTCAGGATGGAAACAATGCCTGTATCTGTTCAGCAGAGAAAAAACCGAAGCAGTGCTCTACACCGTCATGAAACTCGTGCTTTCCGTCTGTGTGAGTATTATCCTCTCTCTGGTTCTGGTCATTGTAGGAATCGGAGCGGGCATCCCCCTGATGGGAATACTAATGGCAGCAGGAGGGCCACAAAACATCTCCCTGACGTCACTGGCTCTTCTTTTTGCCATATATTTTGCCGTGGTAACCTTCTGCGGCCTGATGGCAAGTGTTCCGTTTGTGACATTCCTGCGCACCTATTCGCTCTATGTCATTGGAGATTTCGACCACAGATATTCTCTCCTTCAGGACACATCATCACCAGACAAGGGGGAGGTCATGAAAGAAGCATGA
- a CDS encoding HEAT repeat domain-containing protein, which translates to MGFFRRSEPTLEQCIESREYQCIVRYFLKGIGGDAATALRALLILSERDPQSVADVLDSLSAGDMKNAALGIVQSGGPDHPAVFALARHVGPEMGRALGRAAIRCGDDAFDAIVTGTGSQDRNTRLGAIFLLGYIGKAGIPVLKEKLYHTDGEEQRTAATCLRSLDWAPEKPEEKPVFFYLCEDWNELLLLKEHSLPLLFSLVKENDPDLKRHAIQTLGEIGDRRAISVILPCVDDRDPEVRIAAVSAIARFDSPDTERLLVNALNHNDSQIRIEAAHALKRKGWIPKTRNEQIRSTIAGGNWDAVKGFGGMVVPDLIRVVRTGDNEWQGAVHALTELGPAAVQELKGILPSLPESQQKTIISIFRKSEEKHRLRRENIHILYHADGEEQRNAARFLHHLGWTPKNPDEKPMFFFLCGDWDELIGLKEKGLSLLLSLLKKDDPAQRKHALQALGEIGDSRAVPAILSHVDDRDPEVRIAAVSALACYDTFETEQLLVRALQHDDSQVRIDVAHALRRKGWAPRTQGDQMRYTIARGNWDAVIKLGVPVIPDLIRIVSTEDNEWPGAVYALAELGPDAAHELQMILPSLPKSQQKAIVSVFRKSEEKHRLRRENIQKLYHADGEEQRNAARFLHNLGWTPENPDEKPMFFFLSDDWDELIGLKERALPFLLSLVKRDDPAQRRRALLALGEIGDSRAVPAILPCVDDRDPEVRIAAVSALMHFDTADSLQRLEKALGHADSQVRIDAAHALKRHGWTPRTRGDQIRYTIARGNWDAVIKLGVPVIPDLIRIVRTGDNEWPGAVYALAGLGSDASQELENILPPLPESRQKEIVSLFRKSEEKHRLRREQNQKMQEAEKEMIPATEEVKGPSESEMRETQKRVLEGFKWLRLQKIATEQIYAIIKEGVEVHNISFEMAVAALSSRDEAIRAAAIDVLSMKGERAYSYIMKAAYDRSQIVRTAVADALGSIGQPSMIKMLSLLSKDPSVEVRLATVRSLEIMNNDRAFPYILNLFSDEDAVVRGAAAHAAATYGQFGLPLLIQSLQRQGPDIRIAAATALGEICDVRSLEFLIPHLEDSDSRVREAIRAAIVMHDYRAIEPLKIFIAGAEGEVKNAALLALYEIDPSLAGEDGADIHLFEEAFAAAENADAIIGFHPERRAESSDGTPPFNAPPSGDMVDEVYDSRNVCMDSHICEELVIRIEGGDESLSSALLVDLYDEDSSLKRDLISAMKGSDRAFAMHAATLLSKIGWSPEDAEEESLFLLATGKTTLLKEGGAKTAHILLELVPTMPSSVQNTIVEIFLSIGGRDGIFGLAHIVTGGYGAISDKAAESLAEMDAGAIPFIREAASSKDDDGKRCLEKIIQKIER; encoded by the coding sequence ATGGGTTTTTTCAGGCGGTCCGAACCCACACTGGAGCAGTGTATTGAGAGTCGTGAGTATCAATGCATTGTCCGATATTTTCTAAAAGGAATTGGGGGCGATGCTGCAACGGCCCTTCGTGCTCTTTTGATACTGTCTGAGAGGGACCCGCAATCGGTTGCAGATGTGCTTGACAGTCTGAGTGCTGGTGATATGAAGAATGCTGCACTGGGAATTGTGCAATCCGGGGGGCCAGACCATCCGGCTGTTTTTGCGTTGGCGAGACATGTCGGCCCCGAGATGGGGCGCGCTCTTGGTCGGGCCGCTATCAGATGCGGTGATGATGCATTTGACGCAATCGTGACCGGTACAGGCAGTCAAGATCGAAACACAAGGCTTGGGGCAATTTTTCTGCTTGGATATATTGGGAAAGCGGGAATTCCGGTGTTAAAAGAGAAATTGTATCACACAGATGGGGAAGAACAGCGTACAGCAGCAACCTGTCTTCGAAGTCTTGACTGGGCACCGGAAAAACCTGAAGAAAAACCTGTTTTCTTCTATTTATGTGAGGATTGGAATGAGCTTCTACTGCTAAAAGAACATTCTCTGCCTCTTCTCTTCTCCCTTGTGAAAGAGAATGATCCGGATCTCAAAAGGCATGCTATACAGACTTTAGGAGAAATAGGAGACAGACGTGCAATATCTGTCATTCTGCCGTGTGTGGATGACCGTGATCCCGAAGTTCGTATTGCCGCAGTATCTGCAATTGCCCGGTTTGACTCTCCGGATACTGAACGGCTTCTGGTCAACGCCCTGAACCACAATGATTCACAAATTCGTATTGAGGCTGCACATGCATTAAAACGGAAAGGCTGGATCCCGAAGACACGCAATGAACAAATCCGCTCTACTATCGCTGGTGGAAACTGGGATGCCGTTAAGGGGTTCGGTGGAATGGTCGTTCCCGATCTCATCCGGGTTGTGCGTACCGGAGATAATGAATGGCAGGGCGCAGTACATGCCCTAACAGAACTGGGTCCTGCTGCAGTACAGGAGCTTAAAGGCATTCTCCCTTCCCTCCCGGAGTCACAGCAAAAAACGATTATTAGTATCTTTAGGAAATCTGAAGAAAAACATCGTTTACGGCGTGAAAATATCCATATATTATATCATGCAGACGGTGAAGAGCAGCGTAATGCGGCCAGATTCCTGCACCATCTTGGCTGGACTCCGAAAAACCCTGATGAAAAACCGATGTTTTTCTTTTTGTGTGGCGACTGGGATGAGCTTATTGGGCTAAAAGAAAAGGGGCTCTCCCTTCTATTATCTCTGTTGAAAAAGGATGACCCTGCACAGAGAAAGCATGCCCTACAGGCGCTGGGTGAAATAGGTGATAGTCGGGCAGTGCCTGCTATTCTGTCTCATGTGGATGACCGTGACCCGGAAGTCCGTATTGCCGCTGTCTCTGCACTTGCGTGCTATGATACTTTTGAAACAGAGCAGCTTCTGGTGCGTGCTCTGCAACATGATGATTCTCAAGTCCGTATTGATGTGGCACATGCACTTAGACGAAAAGGATGGGCTCCCCGGACACAGGGAGACCAAATGCGTTATACCATTGCCCGCGGAAATTGGGATGCAGTCATAAAGCTCGGTGTTCCGGTCATTCCGGATCTCATTCGTATTGTGAGTACTGAGGATAATGAATGGCCGGGTGCAGTATATGCCCTGGCAGAACTGGGTCCTGATGCAGCACATGAACTGCAGATGATTCTTCCGTCACTCCCTAAATCGCAGCAAAAAGCTATTGTCAGTGTCTTTAGGAAATCTGAGGAAAAACATCGTTTACGGCGTGAAAACATTCAGAAATTATATCATGCAGACGGTGAAGAGCAGCGCAATGCAGCCAGATTTCTGCACAATCTTGGCTGGACTCCGGAAAACCCTGATGAAAAACCGATGTTTTTCTTCTTATCTGATGACTGGGACGAACTTATCGGACTGAAAGAACGTGCGCTCCCCTTTTTGCTCTCTCTGGTAAAGAGGGATGACCCTGCTCAGAGAAGGCGCGCCCTACTTGCGCTGGGCGAAATAGGTGATAGTCGGGCAGTGCCTGCTATTCTGCCGTGTGTGGATGACCGTGACCCGGAAGTCCGTATTGCCGCTGTCTCTGCACTTATGCACTTTGATACCGCGGATTCACTACAGCGTCTGGAAAAAGCACTGGGGCATGCGGATTCACAGGTTCGTATTGATGCGGCGCATGCACTGAAACGACATGGATGGACTCCCCGTACACGGGGGGATCAAATACGGTATACCATTGCCCGCGGAAACTGGGATGCAGTCATAAAGCTCGGTGTTCCGGTCATTCCGGATCTCATCAGGATTGTGCGTACCGGGGATAATGAGTGGCCGGGCGCAGTATATGCTCTTGCGGGACTGGGTTCTGATGCATCACAGGAACTGGAGAATATTCTCCCCCCCCTCCCTGAATCTCGGCAAAAGGAGATTGTTAGTCTCTTTAGGAAATCTGAAGAAAAACACCGTTTAAGACGTGAACAGAATCAAAAAATGCAGGAGGCTGAGAAGGAGATGATTCCGGCGACAGAAGAGGTCAAAGGTCCCTCCGAATCTGAAATGCGGGAAACCCAGAAACGGGTGCTTGAAGGGTTTAAATGGCTCAGACTGCAGAAGATTGCAACGGAGCAGATCTATGCAATTATCAAAGAGGGAGTGGAAGTCCACAATATCTCCTTTGAGATGGCGGTTGCTGCTTTGTCTTCGAGGGATGAAGCTATCCGCGCTGCTGCAATTGACGTGCTTTCCATGAAAGGTGAACGTGCCTATTCGTATATCATGAAGGCTGCCTATGACAGAAGTCAGATTGTGCGGACCGCAGTTGCAGATGCCCTCGGGTCTATCGGACAACCATCGATGATAAAGATGCTTTCTCTGCTTTCGAAGGATCCTTCGGTTGAAGTACGTCTTGCTACCGTTAGGTCTCTTGAGATAATGAACAACGACCGGGCGTTCCCGTACATCCTGAACCTGTTTTCTGATGAAGATGCGGTGGTTCGTGGTGCTGCAGCGCATGCGGCTGCAACATATGGGCAGTTTGGTCTTCCTCTTCTTATCCAGTCACTTCAGAGGCAGGGCCCCGATATCCGCATTGCTGCGGCGACGGCACTGGGAGAAATATGTGATGTCCGGTCACTGGAATTCCTTATTCCCCACCTCGAAGATTCTGATAGCCGTGTGAGGGAAGCAATACGGGCAGCAATAGTCATGCATGATTATCGTGCCATTGAACCGTTGAAGATTTTTATTGCAGGAGCAGAAGGGGAAGTGAAAAATGCCGCTCTTCTGGCACTGTATGAGATTGATCCCAGCCTTGCAGGCGAGGATGGTGCAGATATCCATCTGTTTGAAGAAGCCTTTGCTGCAGCTGAGAATGCTGATGCAATCATTGGTTTTCATCCTGAAAGAAGAGCGGAATCTTCAGATGGCACTCCTCCCTTCAATGCACCGCCATCCGGAGATATGGTTGATGAGGTCTATGATTCACGGAATGTCTGTATGGATTCCCACATATGTGAAGAACTGGTGATTCGTATTGAGGGAGGGGATGAATCTCTGTCCTCTGCTCTTCTGGTTGATCTGTATGACGAAGACAGCAGTCTGAAACGGGACCTAATCTCTGCAATGAAGGGGAGTGACAGAGCGTTTGCGATGCATGCCGCAACCCTTTTATCTAAGATTGGCTGGTCTCCGGAAGACGCTGAGGAAGAATCGCTCTTCCTTCTTGCAACCGGGAAAACAACTCTTCTGAAAGAGGGAGGGGCCAAAACCGCACACATTCTTCTGGAACTGGTGCCCACAATGCCGTCTTCTGTGCAAAATACGATTGTGGAAATTTTCCTATCAATCGGTGGACGAGATGGTATTTTCGGTCTTGCTCATATTGTAACGGGTGGTTATGGTGCAATTTCTGATAAGGCTGCAGAGTCACTTGCAGAGATGGATGCAGGTGCAATACCGTTCATACGTGAAGCTGCTTCCTCAAAGGATGATGATGGAAAGCGGTGTCTGGAGAAGATCATTCAAAAAATTGAAAGATGA